A window of Pseudochaenichthys georgianus chromosome 19, fPseGeo1.2, whole genome shotgun sequence genomic DNA:
tgccaagaattacacatatgatgtttgtcaatttaaaagataattttgcaagtcaaaaaaataaaaatgtgtcgtaaaactgtgaagtaacacttttttttgtgtgaaaccgctcaatgaactacatctcccgtctcgcaccacacaccaagacggccgtcacgttggaacatttcacttctttctttcagaacgaggcggaaagtattaaaagaggtacAAATCAGtccaagtctgggcacgttgagagctgtacatacacacaaggggagttagtcggttccgtgagagccagcatgcgggaccgggattctgggatttgtagtctttctaattgcgtatttttcatagtcttatattttaacagttttacgacaaactgtgacttttttgacatggaaattatttttttaaattgacaaacatcatatgtgtaattcgtggcacaattcaaacgggatcgaaagataatctttctctctccattgacttcaatgcatactttttccgaaacaaggtcccatgggtcggaagtagatgggcgggacttcgcctctctatacagtACAAGCGTTTTCTTTGGATTCGTCATTCCAAGTGTTTTCACAAATTCAAGGGAACCCAGGGGGAGGTAACATATACCAGTGATAATTTGGggttgaatttttttttaaaagtacacaaaaataattgcagttgttttctttctgttttTGTTGATCCAGAATCTGGTGGGAATGCATCTGGTAGGGAAGTGCAGCGGCTTAAGAAAAAAAACGTACAGCTCGAGGAAGAGAACAACCTCCTGAAACTTAAGATTGAAATTCTCTTGGACATGGTAagaactgacctttgaccttaaaTAACTATAACATTAGAGAAGCCATATGTATAAGAAGGAACCATGCTTGCAACATATTAAAGGTGAATCCCAGTAATAATGCTGCCTGCTCACATGTGTTCAAATGTAATACGTAAATGATCTGATTTGTAATCTCCCACTCTAGTTGACAGAGACTACCGTAGAGTACCACCTGATTGAGAAAGAAGTGGAAGATATAAAGACTCAACATCGAAGGAAGAAATGA
This region includes:
- the cby1 gene encoding protein chibby homolog 1, which codes for MPLFGSTFSPKKIPPRKICFSFSTLHPFKLDRSTREVELGLEYGPPVMNLGGQSWKFEDGQWISESGGNASGREVQRLKKKNVQLEEENNLLKLKIEILLDMLTETTVEYHLIEKEVEDIKTQHRRKK